DNA from Flavobacterium aestivum:
TTATTATTCTAGGCTATCGTCTTCCCAAATAACGGAACTTATTTTCCACCCAGTGCTTGTCTTGACAAACTGAAATAATTTATTACCATTACCTATAAATGAAGTTCCGTTAAGTTGTCCTTTCTTTTCAAATCTGGAAAATCGCTGAGCAATATTGCCAACTATCTTGGTTTCTTCGGAGGTTTCATATTCCATAAACTCAGTAAGTGTTCCATCTGAGAGTATTTTTTTTCTTGGCTCAATAAAGGTGTTTAGATTGTAAACCTCTTCATTGTTGGCATTCTTCTTTATTATTATAGTTTCAGGTAGGCAAATGGTATGAATAGTATTCCAGTTTGGTTTCTGTTGGTCGCTATTCGTGAAAATATTAAAAAAAGATTCGGTTAACTGGTCAATAAGTAATTTGTCTACAGAGACAGAATAGACTTGTAGTAACCGGTTTTTATTTTGGATTTCTTTGTAAAATCGCAGACCTAATTTCTCCAGAAGTTGGATAGAATTTGTATTCTCTTTTATCGTTGTTGCAAGAATATATTTGTGGCTGGAATTCTTTATAGCATCATTTAATATTGCAATTGAAGCTTCTTGAGCATATCCTTTTTTGGTGTAATTTGAAAGAAAAGCAAAACCTATATCATAATGGTCTAAATAATCACGTTTCATAAAAGTGATAATACCAATTGGTGTTTGTTGGCCTTGAATTCTTACAATCCAATAATTAGTATTTGGGTCGCTAATTATTTTTTGGATATATTCCTTTGCTTCAGTTATGCTTTTAATATTTCTATCCCCGATATACTTTATCCATTCATTGGTGTTTACTAGTTCCGAAATAAATTCAGCGTCATTTAAATCTATTTTATTTAGTAAAAGTCTGGGGGTGCTGTATGTATTTTGCATTGTTTGCGAGGTTATAGTCTGTTAGTTGTTTGTAGTACTGTCCTTCAGCTTGCCCTTAACTTCAGTTCGTCTAAAACTCTAACCAAACTAATTTTTGTTTTTCTGGAATTAAATATACCAAAAATCGCTTAATACATCGGGACAAATATATCGGGAGACGGAAATATAATTATGTTATTTTGCAATATTTTTTTAATTTTTAGTTTCTATTTCAATTATTTTTTTTCCCTTTTGTCCAAAATAATGAGTCAACAATTTCTCATATACTTTGTAGCCATCGTCTACATTTGTGAATATTACAATCCCTTTTTTAGATTTTGGGAAAAGGAAAAAAATAGTTTGAACGCCATTGTCTGCACCGCTGTGTGAAAGAGCGATTTCTCCGTTTCCTAAATCATAGATTTCAAAACCCAACCCAAAGTGTTTTCCGTTTTTAGTCTCTACTTGATTGGTCATCATGTCATCAAAAACCTTTTTAGACAACCCATCACTATTCATAACACTTACTAAAAATGTACCGTAATCCTCAATAGTTGTTAGTAGATCGTCTGCTGCATTTGCTGTGGTATTTTTGTATGTGTCATAAGCAACTCCTTTGTTATTATAACCAATTGCAAATCTGCTTTCATCGGTTTTTTTACTCCAAAAGAATTCGGTATCATGCATGTGCAAAGGCATAAATATTAATTCATTAGCTAATTGATCAAGTGTTTTATGGAATTTATGTTCTAATGCCTTTCGTAAATACTCTAATCCTTCACCTGAGTATTGATATTTAGTTCCCGGTTCAAATTGGAAATGCAGTTTTCCGTCTTTACTACTTCCTCTCCAATTCGAGAAGCCTGTTTGATGACTTA
Protein-coding regions in this window:
- a CDS encoding GNAT family N-acetyltransferase, with translation MQNTYSTPRLLLNKIDLNDAEFISELVNTNEWIKYIGDRNIKSITEAKEYIQKIISDPNTNYWIVRIQGQQTPIGIITFMKRDYLDHYDIGFAFLSNYTKKGYAQEASIAILNDAIKNSSHKYILATTIKENTNSIQLLEKLGLRFYKEIQNKNRLLQVYSVSVDKLLIDQLTESFFNIFTNSDQQKPNWNTIHTICLPETIIIKKNANNEEVYNLNTFIEPRKKILSDGTLTEFMEYETSEETKIVGNIAQRFSRFEKKGQLNGTSFIGNGNKLFQFVKTSTGWKISSVIWEDDSLE